A genomic segment from Stappia indica encodes:
- a CDS encoding tRNA1(Val) (adenine(37)-N6)-methyltransferase, which yields MSGDAQDAAEAEAPAGTDPSEPGPVEQALQESAEITRDAFLGGLVQVLQPARGAHRAGLDAVYLAAAVPPATRGRVVDLGSGVGTAGFCLAARLPEVEVLLVDRDRAALDLAQRALTLPDNAGFAPRVTIIEADITARGRERHAAGLTPGLADHAIVNPPYYADGRFRASPAAPRAGAHVLDTRGLEPWVRVATDIVREGGTLTMIFRADGLGEILQLLPGRFGAIDVIPLRPRPEAAATRILVRCVRASRAPLRLLPGFVLHEGAGSDFTPEARAIMRDGAGLPPPPPR from the coding sequence GTGAGCGGCGACGCTCAGGACGCGGCCGAGGCCGAAGCCCCGGCCGGGACGGATCCCAGCGAGCCGGGACCTGTCGAGCAGGCCTTGCAGGAGAGCGCGGAGATCACCCGGGACGCCTTTCTCGGCGGGCTGGTGCAGGTGCTGCAGCCGGCGCGCGGTGCCCACCGCGCCGGGCTGGATGCGGTCTATCTGGCCGCCGCCGTGCCCCCGGCCACGCGCGGGCGGGTGGTCGACCTCGGCTCGGGCGTCGGCACTGCCGGCTTCTGCCTTGCCGCGCGCCTGCCCGAGGTGGAGGTGCTGCTGGTCGACCGCGACCGGGCCGCGCTCGATCTGGCGCAGCGCGCGCTGACCCTGCCCGACAATGCCGGTTTCGCGCCGCGCGTTACCATCATCGAAGCGGACATCACCGCCCGCGGGCGCGAGCGCCATGCCGCCGGCCTGACGCCGGGCCTTGCCGACCACGCCATCGTCAACCCGCCCTATTATGCCGACGGGCGGTTCCGCGCCTCGCCCGCCGCCCCGCGCGCCGGGGCGCATGTGCTGGACACGCGCGGGCTGGAGCCCTGGGTGCGGGTCGCCACCGACATCGTGCGCGAGGGCGGCACGCTGACCATGATCTTCCGCGCCGACGGGCTGGGCGAGATCCTGCAGCTGCTGCCCGGCCGCTTCGGCGCCATCGACGTCATTCCGCTGCGCCCGCGCCCCGAGGCCGCGGCAACGCGCATCCTGGTGCGCTGCGTGCGGGCGAGCCGGGCGCCGCTGCGCCTGCTGCCGGGCTTCGTGCTGCACGAGGGCGCCGGCTCCGATTTCACCCCCGAGGCACGCGCGATCATGCGCGACGGTGCCGGCCTGCCTCCGCCCCCGCCGCGCTGA
- a CDS encoding usg protein has translation MRSSDFSRQLEGYGLLTAHILYHMPDHPRLLQTFLWQTLDKAPTFPELSRFLQFWERDIEGRLHSVRISHRDLIGPSDWRILDAEFPIH, from the coding sequence ATGAGATCATCGGATTTTTCCCGCCAGCTCGAGGGCTACGGCCTGCTCACGGCCCATATCCTCTACCACATGCCCGACCATCCGCGGCTGTTGCAGACCTTCCTCTGGCAGACGCTCGACAAGGCGCCGACCTTCCCCGAGCTCAGCCGCTTCCTGCAGTTCTGGGAGCGCGACATCGAGGGCAGGCTGCATTCGGTGCGCATTTCCCATCGCGACCTGATCGGGCCGAGCGACTGGCGCATCCTCGACGCGGAGTTCCCGATCCACTGA
- a CDS encoding AAA family ATPase encodes MTAQPLPDTIDATSALLDGQGYVGDRSLATVLLLALKLKRPLFLEGEAGVGKTEIAKVLSQALGRELIRLQCYEGLDVSTAVYEWNYAAQMVEIRVSEAAGDTDHSELSKSVFAERFLIKRPVLQALEPSLSGPPVFLIDELDRADEAFEAFLLEVLSDNQVTIPELGTIRAEEPPIVIITTNRTREIHDALKRRCLYHWVDYPDAERELEIVRRKVPGAGDRLSRELVAFVQALRTDEDLFKQPGVAETLDWATALTELDQIALDPDMVSDTLGVLLKYQDDIERVRGSRARKIIEEIQRDHDRTASGAA; translated from the coding sequence ATGACCGCGCAGCCTCTCCCGGACACGATCGACGCGACGAGCGCCCTGCTGGACGGCCAGGGCTATGTGGGCGACCGCTCGCTGGCCACCGTGCTGCTGCTGGCGCTGAAGCTGAAGCGGCCGCTCTTCCTGGAAGGCGAGGCCGGCGTCGGCAAGACCGAGATCGCCAAGGTGCTGTCGCAGGCGCTGGGGCGCGAGCTGATCCGCCTGCAATGCTACGAGGGGCTGGACGTTTCCACCGCCGTCTACGAATGGAACTACGCCGCGCAGATGGTCGAGATCCGCGTGTCGGAAGCGGCCGGCGACACCGATCACAGCGAATTGTCGAAGTCGGTCTTCGCCGAGCGCTTCCTGATCAAGCGCCCCGTGCTGCAGGCGCTGGAGCCTTCGCTCTCCGGCCCGCCGGTGTTCCTGATCGACGAGCTCGACCGGGCCGACGAGGCGTTCGAGGCCTTCCTGCTGGAAGTGCTGTCGGACAACCAGGTAACGATCCCCGAACTCGGCACGATCCGCGCCGAGGAGCCGCCCATCGTCATCATCACCACCAACCGCACCCGCGAGATCCACGACGCCCTGAAGCGGCGCTGCCTCTATCACTGGGTCGACTATCCGGACGCGGAGCGCGAACTGGAGATCGTCCGGCGCAAGGTGCCGGGCGCCGGCGACCGGCTGTCGCGCGAACTCGTCGCCTTCGTGCAGGCGCTGCGCACGGACGAGGACCTGTTCAAGCAGCCGGGCGTTGCCGAGACGCTGGACTGGGCGACCGCGCTGACCGAGCTGGACCAGATCGCGCTGGACCCGGACATGGTGTCCGACACGCTGGGCGTGCTGCTGAAATACCAGGACGATATCGAGCGCGTCCGCGGCTCGCGCGCCCGCAAGATCATCGAGGAGATCCAGCGCGACCACGACCGCACGGCAAGCGGAGCGGCTTGA
- a CDS encoding vWA domain-containing protein: protein MTDELATLQEQAGGRIADNIVHFARTLRRAGLPVGPASVVDAVRAVEVAGIRNREDLYWTLHAVFVRKREQRAVFDEAFRIYWRSRGLIEKLLSILSPVAPARGEPDKPKAGQTRVAQAFQATRERQQQHEREEVVVDARFTVSGRELLQRKDFAQMNAEEIRRAKAALRRMVLPMEKVRLRRLVSATRGRIDPRRTLRASLRTGGDMIELRHRRHDVKRPPIVALCDISGSMSQYTRILLHFMHALTEERRNVHTFLFGTRLTNVTRQLRMKDPDEALLACTQGVEDWSGGTRIATALAAFNRQWSRRVLSGGPIVLLVTDGLERDTDEDLEREIDRLHRSCRRLIWLNPLLRFEGFEARARGVRAMLPHVDEFRAVHSLDAVADLCTALSGERGRGGQLTDPRAWLRRAEAHAAQDAARLAAS from the coding sequence ATGACGGACGAGCTCGCGACGCTGCAGGAGCAGGCCGGCGGACGCATCGCCGACAATATCGTGCATTTCGCCCGGACCCTGCGCCGTGCCGGCCTGCCGGTCGGTCCGGCCAGCGTCGTCGACGCGGTGCGCGCGGTCGAGGTCGCCGGCATCCGCAATCGCGAGGACCTGTACTGGACGCTGCATGCGGTCTTCGTGCGCAAGCGCGAGCAGCGCGCCGTCTTCGACGAGGCCTTCCGCATCTACTGGCGCTCGCGCGGGCTGATCGAGAAGCTGCTGTCGATCCTCTCGCCGGTGGCGCCCGCGCGCGGCGAGCCGGACAAGCCCAAGGCCGGCCAGACCCGCGTCGCCCAGGCCTTCCAGGCAACGCGCGAACGCCAGCAGCAGCACGAGCGCGAGGAGGTGGTGGTGGATGCCCGCTTCACCGTGTCGGGCCGCGAGCTGCTGCAGCGCAAGGACTTCGCCCAGATGAACGCGGAGGAGATCCGCCGGGCCAAGGCGGCGCTGCGGCGCATGGTGCTGCCGATGGAGAAGGTGCGCCTGCGCCGGCTGGTCAGCGCGACGCGCGGGCGCATCGACCCGCGCCGGACCCTGCGCGCCTCGCTGCGCACCGGCGGCGACATGATCGAGCTGCGCCACCGGCGCCACGACGTCAAGCGCCCGCCCATCGTTGCGCTTTGCGACATTTCCGGCTCGATGAGCCAGTACACCCGCATCCTGCTGCATTTCATGCATGCGCTGACCGAGGAGCGGCGCAACGTCCACACCTTCCTGTTCGGCACGCGGCTGACCAATGTCACGCGGCAATTGCGGATGAAGGACCCGGACGAGGCGCTCCTCGCCTGCACGCAAGGGGTGGAGGACTGGTCGGGCGGCACCCGCATCGCCACGGCGCTGGCCGCCTTCAACCGGCAATGGTCGCGCCGGGTGCTGTCCGGCGGGCCCATCGTGCTGCTGGTCACCGACGGGCTGGAGCGCGACACGGACGAGGATCTGGAGCGGGAGATCGACCGGCTGCACCGCTCGTGCCGGCGGCTGATCTGGCTGAACCCGCTGCTGCGCTTCGAAGGGTTCGAGGCGCGCGCAAGGGGCGTGCGGGCGATGCTGCCGCATGTCGACGAGTTCCGCGCCGTGCATTCGCTGGACGCGGTCGCCGACCTTTGCACCGCGCTCAGCGGCGAGCGCGGCCGCGGCGGCCAGCTGACCGACCCGCGCGCCTGGCTGCGCCGGGCGGAAGCGCATGCGGCGCAGGACGCAGCGCGCCTCGCCGCGAGCTGA
- a CDS encoding LrgB family protein, whose protein sequence is MSEPLSQIWVYLSASPLAALTLTLAAYQLGFFLYRRAGFHPLVNPVLVAVLLIGAVLLLSGTAYPVYFDGAKFVHFLLGPATVALAIPLYRQFARVRRSALAIGVSLLAGSLTAALSALAVASLLGASRQTLASLAPKSATAPVAMGIAEPLGGLPSLTAVLVILTGILGAALGPLVLDLARIRDWRARGFAIGVAAHGIGTSRALLVNETAGAFSGLAMGLNAIATALLVPLVWRLIFG, encoded by the coding sequence ATGAGCGAGCCGCTGTCGCAGATCTGGGTCTATCTCTCGGCGAGCCCCTTGGCCGCCCTGACGCTCACCCTTGCCGCCTATCAGCTCGGCTTCTTCCTGTATCGGCGCGCCGGCTTTCACCCGCTGGTCAATCCGGTGCTGGTCGCGGTGCTGCTGATCGGCGCCGTGCTGCTTCTCTCCGGCACCGCCTACCCGGTCTATTTCGACGGCGCCAAGTTCGTGCACTTCCTGCTCGGGCCGGCGACGGTGGCGCTCGCCATCCCGCTCTACCGCCAGTTCGCGCGGGTGCGCCGCTCGGCGCTGGCCATCGGCGTCAGCCTGCTTGCCGGCTCGCTCACCGCCGCGCTCTCCGCGCTCGCCGTCGCTTCGCTGCTCGGCGCCTCGCGCCAGACGCTGGCCTCGCTGGCGCCGAAATCCGCCACCGCGCCGGTCGCCATGGGCATTGCCGAGCCGCTCGGCGGGCTGCCCTCGCTCACCGCTGTCCTCGTCATCCTGACCGGCATTCTCGGCGCAGCGCTCGGGCCGCTGGTGCTGGACCTGGCGCGCATTCGCGACTGGCGGGCGCGCGGCTTTGCCATCGGCGTCGCCGCCCACGGCATCGGCACCTCGCGCGCGCTGCTGGTCAACGAGACCGCCGGCGCCTTTTCCGGCCTTGCCATGGGGCTCAATGCCATCGCGACGGCGCTCTTGGTGCCGCTCGTCTGGCGCCTGATTTTCGGGTAG
- a CDS encoding CidA/LrgA family protein, whose protein sequence is MIGALTLILCCQLAGELVVTAGGLPVPGPVLGMILLFLLLLIRGGVGEDLGRVGDALLKNLALLFVPAGVGVVVHLGLIGREGLAITAALIVSTLLTVLVTGLVMSRLARHEAESPSGPEGGAP, encoded by the coding sequence ATGATCGGGGCTCTGACGCTGATACTGTGCTGCCAGCTCGCCGGCGAACTCGTGGTCACGGCGGGCGGCCTGCCGGTGCCGGGCCCGGTGCTCGGCATGATCCTGTTGTTCCTGCTGCTGCTCATCCGCGGCGGGGTGGGGGAGGATCTCGGCCGCGTCGGCGATGCGCTGCTCAAGAACCTGGCGCTGCTCTTCGTGCCGGCCGGCGTCGGCGTCGTCGTGCATCTCGGCCTGATCGGGCGCGAGGGGCTGGCGATCACCGCCGCGCTCATCGTCTCCACCTTGCTCACCGTGCTGGTCACCGGCCTCGTCATGAGCCGGCTGGCGCGGCACGAGGCGGAAAGCCCCTCCGGTCCCGAGGGAGGCGCGCCATGA
- a CDS encoding L,D-transpeptidase yields the protein MGKVVWGIVAIYLAIGVALWSHQALAAPELVAFSDARIAPGTIVIRNSEKRLNLVQRGGTALRYSVAVGKRGKAWAGRTYITGMHVRPAWSPPAEVKRDLPHLPKVIAGGAPNNPMGVAAMTLAGGEYAIHGTNRPGSIGRPVSYGCIRMHNRDIADLFRRVGVNTPVIAVN from the coding sequence ATGGGCAAGGTCGTCTGGGGTATCGTTGCGATCTATCTGGCAATCGGCGTGGCGCTGTGGAGCCATCAGGCGCTCGCCGCACCGGAGCTCGTCGCCTTTTCCGACGCCCGCATCGCGCCGGGGACCATCGTCATCCGCAACAGCGAGAAGCGCCTCAACCTGGTGCAGCGCGGCGGCACGGCCCTGCGCTATTCCGTTGCGGTGGGCAAGCGCGGCAAGGCCTGGGCGGGCCGCACCTACATCACCGGCATGCATGTGCGTCCGGCCTGGTCCCCGCCGGCCGAGGTCAAGCGCGACCTGCCGCATCTGCCGAAGGTGATCGCGGGCGGGGCGCCGAACAATCCGATGGGGGTTGCGGCGATGACGCTCGCCGGGGGCGAATATGCCATTCACGGCACCAACCGGCCGGGTTCCATCGGCCGGCCGGTCTCCTACGGCTGCATCCGCATGCACAATCGCGACATTGCGGACCTGTTCCGCCGGGTCGGCGTCAACACGCCGGTGATCGCGGTCAACTGA
- a CDS encoding branched-chain amino acid ABC transporter substrate-binding protein: protein MKKLLMASVATVVGMGLSTAAMADIIIATAGPMTGQYASFGAQMKAGAEQAVEDINAAGGINGEKLVLQIGDDACDPKQAVAVANQFVGSGVVFVAGHFCSGSSIPASQVYSEEGIIQISPASTNPTFTDERPGPGIFRTCGRDDQQGQVAGAFLAEKFGDKNIAIIHDKTAYGKGLADETKKYLNEAGKQEALYEAYTAGEKDYTALVSKLKSENVDVLYVGGYHTEAGLIKRQMAEQGMATILVSGDALVTDEYWSITGDVGAGTLMTFSPDPRKNEVAKPVVDALEAAGRTAEGYSLYTYAAIQAWAEAVKAAGSTDFDAVVGKLNEMEFSTVLGNLAFNDVGDVTLPGYVFYEWKDGTYDYLK, encoded by the coding sequence ATGAAGAAGCTTCTTATGGCGAGCGTCGCCACCGTCGTCGGCATGGGCCTGTCGACCGCGGCCATGGCCGACATCATCATCGCGACCGCAGGTCCGATGACCGGCCAGTACGCCTCGTTCGGCGCGCAGATGAAGGCCGGTGCCGAGCAGGCCGTCGAGGACATCAATGCCGCCGGCGGCATCAACGGCGAGAAGCTGGTGCTGCAGATCGGCGACGATGCCTGCGATCCCAAGCAGGCCGTTGCGGTTGCCAACCAGTTCGTCGGTTCGGGCGTCGTCTTCGTCGCCGGCCACTTCTGCTCGGGATCCTCGATCCCGGCCAGCCAGGTCTATTCCGAGGAGGGCATCATCCAGATCTCTCCGGCCTCGACCAACCCGACCTTCACCGACGAGCGTCCGGGCCCGGGCATCTTCCGGACCTGCGGTCGTGACGACCAGCAGGGCCAGGTTGCCGGCGCGTTCCTTGCCGAGAAGTTCGGCGACAAGAACATCGCCATCATCCACGACAAGACCGCCTACGGCAAAGGTCTCGCCGACGAGACCAAGAAGTACCTGAACGAGGCCGGCAAGCAGGAAGCCCTCTACGAGGCCTATACGGCTGGCGAGAAGGACTACACCGCGCTCGTCTCCAAGCTGAAGTCCGAGAACGTCGACGTGCTCTATGTCGGCGGCTACCACACGGAAGCCGGCCTCATCAAGCGCCAGATGGCCGAGCAGGGCATGGCCACCATCCTCGTCTCGGGCGACGCGCTCGTCACCGACGAGTACTGGTCGATCACCGGCGACGTCGGTGCCGGCACGCTCATGACCTTCTCGCCGGATCCGCGCAAGAACGAGGTCGCCAAGCCGGTCGTGGATGCGCTCGAGGCCGCCGGCCGTACCGCCGAGGGCTACTCGCTCTACACCTACGCCGCGATCCAGGCCTGGGCCGAGGCCGTCAAGGCCGCCGGTTCGACCGACTTCGACGCGGTCGTCGGCAAGCTGAACGAGATGGAGTTCTCCACCGTGCTCGGCAACCTGGCCTTCAACGACGTGGGCGACGTGACCCTGCCGGGCTACGTCTTCTACGAGTGGAAGGACGGCACCTACGACTATCTGAAGTAA
- a CDS encoding DUF6867 family protein, whose translation MGFLYDTSLAGFIILTLVLGGAAAWSTGRACALTWRPLFVLVWFIFLLSVAVRFLSFALYGGTLLSVQHWLIAFAYLVALALAGWRVTRTNQMTSQYRWLYEKTSPFGWRLRPGADDSIA comes from the coding sequence ATGGGATTCCTCTATGACACGAGCCTTGCGGGCTTCATCATCCTGACGCTGGTGCTGGGCGGGGCTGCGGCCTGGTCCACGGGCCGCGCCTGCGCCCTGACCTGGCGCCCGCTCTTCGTCCTGGTGTGGTTCATCTTCCTGCTGTCGGTGGCGGTGCGCTTTCTCAGTTTCGCGCTCTATGGCGGCACGCTGCTGTCGGTGCAGCACTGGCTGATCGCCTTCGCCTATCTGGTCGCGCTGGCGCTTGCCGGCTGGCGGGTGACGCGCACCAACCAGATGACCAGCCAGTACCGCTGGCTCTACGAGAAGACGAGCCCGTTCGGCTGGCGGCTGCGTCCGGGAGCGGACGACAGCATCGCCTGA
- a CDS encoding ABC transporter ATP-binding protein, which yields MSEKQPLLQIRGVETYYGKIVALRGVDMDVHEGEIVTLIGANGAGKSTLMMTICGTPQARNGTVHYKGIDITHMPTHEIMRMDIAQSPEGRRIFPRMSVMENLQMGAAVVDPKYFSDDLEKVFTLFPRLKERREQRGGTLSGGEQQMLAIARALMGRPRLLLLDEPSLGLAPLIVKQIFDAIAVLNRTEGLTVFLVEQNAYHALKLAHRGYVMVNGVITMSGTGKELLSKEEVKAAYLEGGRH from the coding sequence GTGAGCGAGAAACAACCGCTTCTCCAGATTCGCGGCGTCGAGACCTATTACGGCAAGATCGTCGCGCTGCGCGGCGTCGACATGGACGTCCACGAGGGCGAGATCGTCACCCTGATCGGTGCCAACGGCGCCGGCAAGTCGACCCTGATGATGACGATCTGCGGCACGCCGCAGGCGCGCAACGGCACGGTCCACTACAAGGGCATCGACATCACCCACATGCCGACGCACGAGATCATGCGGATGGACATCGCCCAGTCGCCGGAAGGTCGCCGCATCTTCCCGCGCATGTCGGTGATGGAAAACCTGCAGATGGGCGCGGCCGTCGTCGATCCGAAGTATTTTTCCGACGATCTGGAAAAGGTCTTCACGCTCTTCCCCCGCCTCAAGGAGCGGCGGGAGCAGCGCGGCGGCACGCTGTCGGGCGGCGAGCAGCAGATGCTGGCGATCGCCCGCGCCCTGATGGGCCGGCCGCGGCTGCTGCTGCTGGACGAGCCGTCCCTCGGCCTTGCGCCGCTGATCGTCAAGCAGATCTTCGATGCCATCGCCGTGCTCAACCGCACGGAGGGCCTCACCGTCTTCCTCGTCGAGCAGAACGCCTATCACGCCCTCAAGCTGGCGCATCGCGGCTACGTGATGGTCAACGGCGTCATCACCATGTCGGGCACCGGCAAGGAGCTGCTGTCGAAGGAAGAGGTGAAGGCGGCCTATCTCGAAGGCGGCAGGCATTGA